Genomic DNA from Crateriforma spongiae:
ACCACACCCATGACCCGCATGCCGGGGCGCAGATCTTGAACGTCGGGACCCACCGATTCCACAACGCCACAAACTTCAATTCCCAACGGAACCACCTGATCGGTCACGCCCGGATAGAGGTCCATCGATTTCAAGACGTCACTGAAGTTCAAGCCAACGGCGCGACAGCGAACACGGACTTCGTCATCGATCGGGATTTCCTGAGGCATCCGCTGGGCCCACAAACCTTCGATGCGGTGTGTCCCGTCCAGCCGGATCCGGTATTCGCCACGGTCGGGCAACGCCAACTCCGAACCCTCCGGACGCGAAAGCAGTGCATCAGGCAAGTGGTTCAATCGTGGGATCCACCACTGGCCGTCGCGAATCGCAGATTCCGTTTCCACCGCATCGTCAGATGCCAGCCAATGACGAACCATCGCAGCGGTCGAATCATCGCGTACGTCGACATCCAAGTGACGGATTCGCAGCCCGGGGCACTCGTTGGTCGCCGAACGGATCAATCCCGCGACGGCAGATGCAACCGGATCCACATCGACCGTCGAATCACCAATGCTGAAAGCCGCCTGTGTGATCACCGACAGTCGCGGCGGCGGACTATGTTTCAAAGCCGCCTTTATGAAGTCCAATACGGCGGTGGTTTGATCGGCGACTCGCGTAGCCAAATCGCAATTCCCGCTGATTGCACCGGAGCCAGAACATTTCGACGTCGGCTGGACCCACAGCCATTCTTGCCCCACCTGTTGATCTTGGGCGTGCCCCGATGAAGTCCAAACGAACGAGGGCAAATCGCCGCTTAAACCGGCATCCGGTTCGGCGGCCAGCGACCACTGGGTTTGATAGATCCAGCGTGATGGATCTTCGGTATTCGCACGACGGTCACGTTGCAGCCGACGCAGGGTCACGTCGACCAATGTCCCCACGACGTCGCCTTGATCGTCGCGCAACACGACATCCGCGATCGCGTCATGATCGCAGGACTTCAATACAGCTTCGGCCTTTGCGATTTGGCGGGTCGACGTCCCCAAGTGAACGGACCCGATGCTGTGCGGCAGAAATGCAGCGACGTCCGATCTTTTGTCAGATCGCGGGGAACCATGGATGGCCGCACCGATCAGCTGCAACGCCCCGTCCAGCAAAACCGGATGCCATTGGTAATTGTCGACGTCCGATTCCAATGTCGCGTCGACGGCAAGTTCACCGATGGCGATGCCGTGACCGACACGGATCTTTCGTAACACTTGAAACAGCGGCTCGTACTTCAAACCGGCGCGTTCGGCCGATTGATAGAACTGATCGACGGGAATTTCATCCAAACATTCCGGCGTCGATTGCTTGGCCGCGGGAATACCGTCGGTGGACACCGCGGTGGGGCCGATCCGGACCGTAGCACTGGCACAGGTTGCCCAGTCGGCCTTGGTTTGGTCGTCGTGTTCGGCAGTGGAAACTTGAACCTTGGATCGATTGGCCGCCAGCGGTGCGACATGAATCTGCACGTCCACGGCGCGTTCCGGTTGCATGAACACCGGTCGCTCAATTTCGAAAGACTCCAACGCGATTGGCTGATCCGGGAAACACTGACGCGCCGCCGCGAAGACCGATTCCAACCACGCGGCACCGGGCACGGTGACGCTGCCGCTGACAATGTGATCGGCCAGGAAAGCCGGCAATCGGTCGCGAATCGTGTTGGCGAAAAGAGTCCCGCCGATGGCCAGAGTTTGCTGCGAACCCAAGATCGGATGAACTTGAGAACCACCGACCGCGGCACCACGCTTTGCCGGCGGATCGTACCAGTATCGTGATCGTGCAAACGGATACAGGGGCAGGGCGACCCGACGGAACGATTTCCCGCTCCACTCCGCTTTCCAATCGACATCGAAACCACAAGTCCAAGCCTGTCCCAGCGTTCTTAACCAACTTTCACGATCGGGGGTGCCGGAATCCAAGACGGAAACCAGTTCCGGCGTTTCACCTTGACCGTGATCCGGATCAGTTGGTGTCGGTTGATGCCGCCGCAACATGCCGATCAATTGCGGCCGGGGGCCCACCTCGATCACTAAGTCGTTGGTGACTTCCGATAAGCGATTCATCACATCGGTGAACCGAACGGGTGACACCAGATGTTCGATCCAATAATCGACGTCGATCGAACCTTCCAACCAGTCACCCGTCAGCGATGAAGCGAATCGGATGCTCCTTGGAATGTGTATCGGGTCCAACAGTCTGCGTAACTCGTCTTCCAACGGCTGCTTCGCGGGCTGCATCAGCGGTGAATGAAACGCGTGCGACACATCCAGCGGATAAACGGGGACGGATGCCTCCTGGGCGACGCGTCCCAGTTCGGCGACCGCGTCGTTGGTCCCCGCGATCACCGTTGCGTTGACTCCGTTCATCGCGGCGATCACGGCGGAGCTGCCGGATTGTTTGATCCACTGTTGGACTTGTTCGACGGGGGCCAGCAACGCCGCCATCGTTCCGCCGGCGGGCAGATCGCCCATCCATTTGCCGCGATAGGTGGCCAACAACATGGCTTGTCGTTGATCGATCGCGCCGACACTGTAAAGCGCCGCGATTTCACCGATGCTGTGACCGGCCACGACGTCGGGGGTCAAGCCGCGGTCCCGCAGGACATCCACCAACGCACATTGGATCGCGCAGATCGCCGGTTGCGCCAACGAAGTATGATCGATGTCGCCGGCGTCGCCCCGCAAAACGTCCCACAGCGGGTAGGGCAAATGAGGGTCCACCCATTGCGATGACGCATCGATCGATCGTCGGAACGGTTCACATCGCGTCGCCAGCGTTTGCCCCATGCCGACATATTGCGAACCCTGGCCGGTGAAAACCATCGCCAGCTTTGGACGTCGTCCTTGCGGCGGTCGTCCGTAGCAGGCCTTCGCTGAGGAACGCGCAGGTTCCTGCGTCACGAAATCACGCAGCGACTTGGCGATGTCCGATCCACTGTTTCCGACCACCGCCAACCGCCGGGTCAGCGACGAACGGTGCAGTGTCGTCGTGGCGGCAAAGTCCCGTAATTGGGCCGCATCAAATTCGTCACAGCGATCGGCGTATTGGACGGCCAAGTCCTGCAATGGACCATCATCCCTGGCCGACAACACGACCACTTGGCTGGCAGCGTCGGATTCGCTTTCGCAATTGGACGCGACCGATGAACCATTGCGTTGCACCGGAGCAATCGCAGATCCATTGACGTGGCCATTGGCCACGGCGGTGCCGTTTTCACCGGTGTGCGGATGGGGAGCTTCCTGGACGATCAAGTGCGCGTTGGTTCCGCCGAAACCGAAACTGCTGACTCCCGCGATCCGCGTTCCCAAATCGTCGCACATCCAATCGTGTGAAGAATCCGCGATTTTCAACCGGTTGTCTTCCAAACGGATGTTTCGATTCAGCCGACCGAAACCCGCCTGCCGAGGAATCTGCTGATGGCGGAACATCTGCAAGACCTTCAACAGTCCCGCGACTCCGCTGACCGTTTCGGTGTGGCCGATGTTGCCTTTGACGCTGCCGACACGGACGGGCGACAGTTCTTGTGCGCGGCCGCCGAAGACTTTTTGCAGCGCGGTCATTTCAATCGGGTCACCCAAAGGTGTTCCCGTGCCATGGGCTTCGACATAGCTGACATGGTCCGGCGTGACTTTGGCACCCGCCATGGCTTCGCGAATGCATCGGACCTGCGCTTCGCTGCTGGGGGCGGTGATGCCGCTGGTCCGGCCATCTTGGTTGATCGCCGAACCTCGAATCACCCCGTACACCTGATCGCCGTCGCGAACCGCATCGGTGTAACGTTTCATCAGCACCATGCCGCAGCCTTCGCCACGCACATAACCGTTGGCATCATCATCGAAGGGGCGGCAATCACCATCAGGACTTAGCATCCGAGCTTTGCTGAAAGCGATGGTGGTTTCCGGCGTCAGGATCAAATTCACACCGCCGGCGATGGCCGCGTCGCTTTCACGACGGCGCAATGACACGACCGCTTGATGAATGGCCACCAAGGCAGACGAACAAGCCGTGTCAACGATGAAGGAAGGCCCGCGTAGATCAAACAGATACGAGATCCGTCCCGCGGCGATGCTGAGCGCGTTCCCGGTGCCCAGGTGCGCATCGATGTGTTCAAAGTAGTCCGGGTAGCGCGACGGAACCTTTGAATAGTCCGTTCCACCAATGCCCACGTACACACCCGTGCGGCTGCCACGCAATGCATCGATGGTCACCCCGGCGTCTTCGAACGTTTCCCAAACCACCTCCAACAACAAACGTTGTTGGGGATCCATTCGAGAAGCTTCGCGGGGTGAGATGCCGAAAAATTCTGGATCAAAGTCGCTGACACTGTCGATCAATGCCAACTTGTCGACCGACATCTTCCCGGGGGAACGACCGGTGGCGTCAAAGAATTGACGCTGATCCCATCGATCGCTGCCGATTTCACGGATGGCGCGATTTCCCGATTCGATCAACTGCCAATAGGCATCGGGATTGGGCGCACCCGGCAGCCGACAGCCGATACCGACGATGGCAATCAGGTCATCCTGAAGCGGCGCCGCGGACGTCGAACGATGCGCGTCAACCGATGGATCCGCGGCTCCATGACCATTGGAATGATTGGAACCGTTGGCGGATGAAGACTGGGCCTTTTCACGAAGGCGGCGGGCCAGCAGTTCGCGTTGCGCGGGAGAAAGATTCGATAGTCGCTTGTTGAGATCGTCGGCCGGCGGTGCACCGGATTCAGGTTCGTCGTTTATCTGCGAGGGCATGATTGACTTGGTCTTCGGATAGGCCTTCGATCTCGTCAAGCAGCCCTTCCAATTCTGCGGGATCGAGTTCTTCGACCGTCGGCTGGGACAGATCGTCGGCGTGGCCGTTCAAGGCTTGGGGTGCCGAACCGTCCTCGGCACTCGCACTCGTGCGGGAATCGCCCAACCATTGGTCGGCCAGATACACGCTCAGTCTTGAAACGGTCGGATGATTTAGGGCAAGCACCGGGGTCAACTCGATCCCGGACCAATCTTCGATCTCACCGCTCATTTCCACAGCGGTCATCGAATCCAATCCGTATTCGGCAAAGGGCTTGTCCAGTTCGATGTCATCGGGTCGCACACCAGCGCGAACCGTCAACCATTCGACTAGCCAAGCCTCGATGGCTTGAATGACCGTGTTGCGGTCCGAACCGTCGGGCGAAGCCGGCAGATCGGGCAACATCACGGACTGTTCACCGGCAAAGGCACGCCGGTAGTGGTGTTTCGTTTTGATGTCGCCGTCAAGAAACTGTTGGCGACAACGCAGACGTTGGACTTTCCCACTACTGGTTAACGGTACCGTCGCGGCACGAACCAGCAAGACCTCCGTTGGGTCGATTTCATGGGCTTCGACGATCGCCCGGCGGATCCGCCGGACCGTTCCGGCGTGGTCCGCGTTGGCGTCACGGCGGGGCAATTCGACCACCACAATCAACGCTTCGCCGCGGTGGGCATCCACGGCAAACGCAGCGGTCTGGATCGATTCGCCCGCGAAAAGCTCGCGTACCGTGGCTTCGATGTCCTGCGGATAGTGGTTCCGACCCCGCAGCACGACCACGTCTTTGCGGCGTCCGGTGATGAACAGATTTCCCTCGAATTCGAAGCCGAGATCGCCGGTACGGCAAAAACGACGGCCATCGTCATGGGCCAACGACGCGCGGAACTGGGTTTCGTTTTCTTCGTCACGATTCCAGTAGCCGTCGGTGACACCTTCGCCACGGATCCAGATTTCACCGACCACTTGCGATGCGACGGGCTGACGCGATTGCGGATCGACGATCACCAATTCGGTTTGATAGGCGGCCGATCCACAGGCGACCAATTTGACAAATTCTCGGCCGCGGCCTTTGGGATCCACCACCGCCTTGCCTTGCCCCAACGACCCACGGTGCACGGTCACCGTCTTTGGTTCGGAAGGCCCATCGCCGCCGGCTGCCAACAACGTCGCTTCGGCCAATCCATAACAGGGATAGAAAGCGTCGCGGGAAAAGCCGCATGGTTCGAATCGGTTTGCAAAGTCGGACAACGTCCGGGGCGCGATCGGTTCGGCGCCGCAAAACGCGGTCTTCCAATTTGACAAATCCAAGTTGTCCGCTTGTTCGGGCGTGACACGATCGACGGCCAACTGAAACGCAAAGTTGGGGGCACCGCTGATGCGTGCCTTTTCTTCGCTGATCAATTCCAACCAACGGATCGGACGCCGCAGAAAGGCTCGCGGGCTCATCAAGACCGCAGTCCCGCCGACGTACAACGGTTCCAAAATACCGCCGATCAAACCCATGTCGTGAAAGAACGGCAACCAGAACACACCTCGGTCGGGCCGCTGCACGTCATCGTCCTGCCAATCGATTTGGAACCCACGCCTGATCGATTCCAAGTTGGCGATCAAATTGCGATGTCGTACCAAGACGCCCTTGGGTTCACTGGTGCTGCCGCTGGTGTATTGCAAGAACGCGACGGTGTCCGCGCCGGGCAAGTGCTGTGGGCTGAACGCGGGCGCGTCGGCCAACGCGATGCCGTGATTGGACAGCACGTTTTCATCGGTGGCGACCCGAGCGATGGAACGTGCCGATGCGGCCAGACGATTGTCGTCCAAACCAGCCAACGATGCGGCATCACCGATCAACACGGTGGGACGACAATCATCGGCTGCGGAATCCAGTC
This window encodes:
- a CDS encoding type I polyketide synthase, producing MPSQINDEPESGAPPADDLNKRLSNLSPAQRELLARRLREKAQSSSANGSNHSNGHGAADPSVDAHRSTSAAPLQDDLIAIVGIGCRLPGAPNPDAYWQLIESGNRAIREIGSDRWDQRQFFDATGRSPGKMSVDKLALIDSVSDFDPEFFGISPREASRMDPQQRLLLEVVWETFEDAGVTIDALRGSRTGVYVGIGGTDYSKVPSRYPDYFEHIDAHLGTGNALSIAAGRISYLFDLRGPSFIVDTACSSALVAIHQAVVSLRRRESDAAIAGGVNLILTPETTIAFSKARMLSPDGDCRPFDDDANGYVRGEGCGMVLMKRYTDAVRDGDQVYGVIRGSAINQDGRTSGITAPSSEAQVRCIREAMAGAKVTPDHVSYVEAHGTGTPLGDPIEMTALQKVFGGRAQELSPVRVGSVKGNIGHTETVSGVAGLLKVLQMFRHQQIPRQAGFGRLNRNIRLEDNRLKIADSSHDWMCDDLGTRIAGVSSFGFGGTNAHLIVQEAPHPHTGENGTAVANGHVNGSAIAPVQRNGSSVASNCESESDAASQVVVLSARDDGPLQDLAVQYADRCDEFDAAQLRDFAATTTLHRSSLTRRLAVVGNSGSDIAKSLRDFVTQEPARSSAKACYGRPPQGRRPKLAMVFTGQGSQYVGMGQTLATRCEPFRRSIDASSQWVDPHLPYPLWDVLRGDAGDIDHTSLAQPAICAIQCALVDVLRDRGLTPDVVAGHSIGEIAALYSVGAIDQRQAMLLATYRGKWMGDLPAGGTMAALLAPVEQVQQWIKQSGSSAVIAAMNGVNATVIAGTNDAVAELGRVAQEASVPVYPLDVSHAFHSPLMQPAKQPLEDELRRLLDPIHIPRSIRFASSLTGDWLEGSIDVDYWIEHLVSPVRFTDVMNRLSEVTNDLVIEVGPRPQLIGMLRRHQPTPTDPDHGQGETPELVSVLDSGTPDRESWLRTLGQAWTCGFDVDWKAEWSGKSFRRVALPLYPFARSRYWYDPPAKRGAAVGGSQVHPILGSQQTLAIGGTLFANTIRDRLPAFLADHIVSGSVTVPGAAWLESVFAAARQCFPDQPIALESFEIERPVFMQPERAVDVQIHVAPLAANRSKVQVSTAEHDDQTKADWATCASATVRIGPTAVSTDGIPAAKQSTPECLDEIPVDQFYQSAERAGLKYEPLFQVLRKIRVGHGIAIGELAVDATLESDVDNYQWHPVLLDGALQLIGAAIHGSPRSDKRSDVAAFLPHSIGSVHLGTSTRQIAKAEAVLKSCDHDAIADVVLRDDQGDVVGTLVDVTLRRLQRDRRANTEDPSRWIYQTQWSLAAEPDAGLSGDLPSFVWTSSGHAQDQQVGQEWLWVQPTSKCSGSGAISGNCDLATRVADQTTAVLDFIKAALKHSPPPRLSVITQAAFSIGDSTVDVDPVASAVAGLIRSATNECPGLRIRHLDVDVRDDSTAAMVRHWLASDDAVETESAIRDGQWWIPRLNHLPDALLSRPEGSELALPDRGEYRIRLDGTHRIEGLWAQRMPQEIPIDDEVRVRCRAVGLNFSDVLKSMDLYPGVTDQVVPLGIEVCGVVESVGPDVQDLRPGMRVMGVVPHGFASADRTTESLLTRVPNGLSDEEAAGVPIVFLTAHHALVNVGRLAAGEKVLIHAGAGGVGLAAIQVAQAVGADVYCTAGSEHKRQLLAQLGVSEDQIFDSRDLGSIEQIRRHSNGIDVVLNSLPGEWIDASIGLLRAHGRFLEIGKIDIYKNRPMGLLPFQDNLTYSAIDLDRLLRNRPDEVRELYRQVVDGFETGHYRPLPITRYRLDELPAAMRYMAARRNIGKIVVAPASHQDDLARQSGSHLISGGSGAIATTVARRLIQRGAKRVDLVARRPLPERVHALTQWARQWDATVVYHQADVTDVDSMQIVVDRITQSAGQLRGVIHAAGVLDDRLIGSIDHDSLSGVLSPKTNGTVALHQATRSHDLDYFTLLGSVASVFGSPAQSNYAAANAFLEGFAAARRGAGLPANVVQWGPWDSANGGMTDDAATQKNIAALGMRPLPVEVASDVLIDAATASAAPETLTVVDVDWREMMAAGFADPGPSRLRGLTGSVSDDVSDSGSVDTEFLAVLDQTKVDSRLGLTLTYLSNQLAMILGMSADSIDRTEPLAALGLDSLMAIELKNNIEAKLDVQLPISRFVENPSLSTLAEAVLDAREGK
- a CDS encoding AMP-binding protein, whose amino-acid sequence is MPSSEFTNCPTLPELIRRRAERTGDRTALVFVSDDDERFEWTYGDLWRRALETAARLPEPNSVHSSDASASSNSANRISSQGQPDRALLLFPPGLEFMAGFLGAQLAGFIPVPTAYPKPNRQMPRLDSAADDCRPTVLIGDAASLAGLDDNRLAASARSIARVATDENVLSNHGIALADAPAFSPQHLPGADTVAFLQYTSGSTSEPKGVLVRHRNLIANLESIRRGFQIDWQDDDVQRPDRGVFWLPFFHDMGLIGGILEPLYVGGTAVLMSPRAFLRRPIRWLELISEEKARISGAPNFAFQLAVDRVTPEQADNLDLSNWKTAFCGAEPIAPRTLSDFANRFEPCGFSRDAFYPCYGLAEATLLAAGGDGPSEPKTVTVHRGSLGQGKAVVDPKGRGREFVKLVACGSAAYQTELVIVDPQSRQPVASQVVGEIWIRGEGVTDGYWNRDEENETQFRASLAHDDGRRFCRTGDLGFEFEGNLFITGRRKDVVVLRGRNHYPQDIEATVRELFAGESIQTAAFAVDAHRGEALIVVVELPRRDANADHAGTVRRIRRAIVEAHEIDPTEVLLVRAATVPLTSSGKVQRLRCRQQFLDGDIKTKHHYRRAFAGEQSVMLPDLPASPDGSDRNTVIQAIEAWLVEWLTVRAGVRPDDIELDKPFAEYGLDSMTAVEMSGEIEDWSGIELTPVLALNHPTVSRLSVYLADQWLGDSRTSASAEDGSAPQALNGHADDLSQPTVEELDPAELEGLLDEIEGLSEDQVNHALADKRRT